A genome region from Triticum aestivum cultivar Chinese Spring chromosome 2B, IWGSC CS RefSeq v2.1, whole genome shotgun sequence includes the following:
- the LOC123039547 gene encoding UPF0481 protein At3g47200-like, with the protein MDMSELVRSMTQELDYYWSLDAERDCGKELCLIYKVQQHIRDYDRFAYEPCIVSVGPYHHGSASLLRMENVKWGYLDVIMRLSCQKNLLDYLTTLGALAKQARSCYSEDINMESESFLKMLLLDGCYILCSLGVVTGLVQNRLEQYQCANAQETKTASGGDPEHVRNDNVVTEDTEASHENIQVDREENIGEQYCEQTGYWFIRFINHDLLLLENQIPFFILETIFELVTVGCASPPCLTDELAKYVESALRWYPKAIVGPDRPKHFQHLLHLCHIYFLPSQRPEEDHNYNFKPWYFHSYLSFGRKYFKLSYYLDNNDHDNSSHHKVGRPQGGDQLTRWRRAAQYLEAGIKIKRREYDILDPHSLLDIRFRNGVMEIPCIVMDEYTGGLFRNLIAFEQTCPQFGDDFTAYIVFLSQLISMPEDVTLLAKREIILHQLDSDDNVSDLFTTLHKEVVFDFNGNHYLKSLCQTMEAHYQNRINRWMAWLWLNHFRNPWLALGACVAVIVLVCTIVQTVYGILAYVNPPE; encoded by the coding sequence ATGGACATGAGTGAACTGGTAAGATCAATGACTCAAGAACTTGATTATTATTGGTCATTGGATGCTGAACGTGATTGTGGAAAAGAGTTATGCCTAATTTACAAGGTCCAGCAACATATCCGTGACTATGATAGATTCGCATATGAGCCATGTATTGTATCAGTTGGCCCGTACCACCATGGATCTGCAAGTTTGTTACGTATGGAAAATGTAAAATGGGGATATCTGGATGTAATCATGAGACTGAGCTGTCAGAAGAATTTGTTGGATTACTTGACAACACTGGGGGCGCTAGCAAAACAGGCAAGAAGCTGttactccgaagacatcaacatgGAGAGCGAGAGTTTTTTGAAAATGTTGTTACTTGATGGGTGCTACATTTTGTGTTCTCTTGGAGTTGTAACAGGGCTAGTACAAAATAGACTAGAACAGTATCAATGTGCTAATGCCCAAGAAACAAAAACTGCTAGTGGGGGAGATCCAGAGCATGTGAGGAACGACAATGTTGTAACAGAGGATACTGAGGCAAGCCATGAGAACATTCAAGTCGATAGAGAAGAGAACATTGGAGAACAGTACTGTGAGCAAACTGGGTATTGGTTTATCAGATTTATCAATCACGACTTATTATTGCTGGAAAACCAGATACCCTTTTTCATTCTGGAAACAATATTTGAGCTTGTTACAGTTGGCTGTGCTTCACCTCCTTGCTTGACAGATGAACTTGCTAAGTATGTTGAATCTGCTTTACGTTGGTATCCCAAAGCAATTGTGGGACCTGATAGACCAAAACATTTTCAACATTTGCTCCACCTGTGTCACATTTATTTTCTACCAAGCCAGAGACCAGAGGAAGACCATAATTATAATTTTAAACCTTGGTACTTTCACAGTTATCTCAGTTTTGGACGGAAGTATTTCAAATTAAGTTACTATCTGGATAACAACGATCATGATAATTCATCCCACCACAAAGTGGGTCGACCACAAGGTGGGGATCAGCTTACTCGCTGGCGACGAGCTGCACAGTATCTAGAGGCTGGAATTAAAATTAAGAGAAGGGAATATGATATACTCGACCCTCATTCTCTACTAGACATTCGGTTTCGCAATGGTGTTATGGAGATTCCATGCATTGTTATGGATGAGTACACAGGGGGTCTTTTCAGGAACCTTATTGCGTTTGAACAAACCTGTCCTCAGTTTGGGGATGACTTCACTGCTTATATTGTATTCTTGTCCCAGCTTATAAGCATGCCAGAGGATGTGACACTGCTTGCTAAGAGAGAAATCATCTTGCACCAACTTGACAGTGATGATAATGTGTCTGATCTCTTCACCACGCTCCATAAAGAGGTGGTCTTCGATTTCAATGGTAACCACTACTTAAAGTCTCTTTGCCAGACCATGGAAGCTCACTACCAGAATCGTATCAATCGTTGGATGGCATGGCTGTGGCTAAATCACTTCAGGAATCCATGGTTGGCTTTAGGTGCTTGTGTAGCTGTCATTGTGCTAGTCTGCACAATTGTGCAAACCGTTTATGGTATACTGGCCTACGTTAATCCGCCAGAGTAG